One genomic region from Conexibacter woesei DSM 14684 encodes:
- a CDS encoding ABC transporter ATP-binding protein, translated as MLSAELRTRIGTLDLDVALDVPAGRCVALAGPSGAGKTTVLRAVAGLVRPERGQIACGEETWLDSARGIDVAPERRGCGYVFQDYALFGHMSAWRNVAYGLGHLPRGERRGRAHALLERFGIAGALADARPAQLSGGERQRVALARALGPRPRVLLLDEPLSALDARTRASAGRELARLLGELDVPALLVTHDFAEAALLGDEVAVLDGGRIVQRGAASALAAAPASGFVADFTGASVLLGGVRTGGGDGRLTAIELDGGGSVVAADRGEGAVAIAVHPWDVTVEPSGGAAVAASSAQNRLEAEVVTVTPIGNRVRVGLAVPQPLAAEVTQASVEQLGLVPGVRVVAVWKASATRVTPR; from the coding sequence ATGCTCTCCGCTGAGCTGCGCACGCGCATCGGCACGCTCGACCTCGACGTCGCGCTCGACGTCCCCGCCGGCCGCTGCGTCGCGCTCGCCGGGCCGAGCGGCGCCGGCAAGACGACCGTGCTGCGCGCGGTCGCGGGGCTCGTGCGGCCGGAGCGGGGGCAGATCGCGTGCGGCGAGGAGACGTGGCTCGACAGCGCGCGCGGGATCGACGTCGCGCCCGAGCGGCGCGGCTGCGGCTACGTCTTCCAGGACTACGCGCTGTTCGGTCATATGAGCGCGTGGCGCAACGTCGCGTACGGCCTCGGGCACCTGCCGCGCGGCGAGCGGCGCGGGCGGGCGCACGCGCTGCTGGAGCGGTTCGGGATCGCCGGCGCGCTGGCGGACGCGCGCCCGGCGCAGCTGTCCGGCGGCGAGCGTCAGCGGGTCGCGCTCGCGCGGGCGCTCGGGCCGCGCCCGCGCGTGCTGCTGCTCGACGAGCCGCTCTCCGCGCTCGACGCGCGCACCCGTGCGAGCGCCGGCCGCGAGCTGGCGCGGCTGCTGGGCGAGCTGGACGTGCCGGCGCTGCTCGTCACGCACGACTTCGCCGAGGCGGCGCTGCTCGGCGACGAGGTCGCCGTGCTCGACGGCGGCCGGATCGTCCAGCGCGGTGCGGCCTCGGCGCTGGCGGCGGCGCCGGCGTCGGGCTTCGTCGCCGACTTCACCGGTGCGTCGGTGCTGCTGGGCGGGGTGCGCACGGGCGGCGGCGACGGGCGGCTGACGGCGATCGAGCTGGACGGCGGCGGCAGCGTCGTCGCGGCCGACCGGGGGGAGGGCGCGGTCGCGATCGCGGTGCACCCGTGGGACGTCACGGTCGAGCCGTCCGGCGGCGCGGCCGTGGCTGCGTCGTCGGCGCAGAACCGGCTGGAGGCAGAGGTTGTCACGGTGACGCCGATAGGCAACCGCGTGCGAGTCGGTCTGGCCGTTCCGCAGCCGCTCGCCGCGGAGGTGACGCAGGCGTCGGTCGAGCAGCTCGGACTGGTGCCGGGCGTGCGCGTCGTGGCGGTCTGGAAGGCGTCCGCGACGCGCGTCACCCCGCGCTGA
- a CDS encoding ABC transporter permease, producing the protein MSAQPLAPRERFPRLRAAWFPALLGLSLAVALTFLTLPVVAIFVDTGPGRLLDSLGDPSSRDALRLSLLTTTIAVAIIVVVGTPAAYLLATRRFRGRELVVTLVELPLVLPPAVAGIGLLAALGPRGILGPALDDLGIRLVLQTAGVVVALVFVSAPFYLRAAQTAFAAVDPRWREASRTLGASEARTFARIAVPAALPGLAAGLALAWGRALGEFGATLMFAGSFRGITQTVPLAIYDRFATDFDGALALSAVLVAVSAALLLTVKLVGRDALR; encoded by the coding sequence GTGAGCGCGCAACCGCTCGCGCCGCGCGAGCGGTTTCCGCGCCTGCGCGCCGCCTGGTTCCCTGCGCTGCTGGGGCTCTCGCTCGCCGTCGCGCTGACGTTCCTGACGCTCCCCGTCGTCGCGATCTTCGTCGACACCGGGCCGGGCCGGCTGCTCGACAGCCTCGGCGACCCCTCCTCGCGCGACGCGCTGCGGCTGAGCCTGCTGACGACGACGATCGCCGTCGCGATCATCGTCGTCGTCGGGACGCCGGCCGCCTACCTGCTCGCGACGCGCCGCTTCCGCGGACGGGAGCTGGTCGTGACGCTGGTCGAGCTGCCGCTCGTGCTGCCGCCGGCCGTCGCCGGCATCGGGCTGCTGGCGGCGCTCGGCCCGCGCGGGATCCTCGGCCCGGCGCTCGACGACCTCGGGATCAGACTCGTGCTGCAGACCGCCGGCGTCGTCGTCGCGCTCGTCTTCGTCTCGGCGCCGTTCTACCTGCGCGCGGCGCAGACGGCGTTCGCCGCGGTCGACCCGCGCTGGCGCGAGGCGTCGCGCACGCTCGGCGCGAGCGAGGCGCGCACGTTCGCGCGGATCGCCGTGCCGGCCGCGCTGCCGGGGCTGGCGGCCGGGCTGGCGCTGGCGTGGGGGCGCGCGCTCGGCGAGTTCGGCGCGACGCTGATGTTCGCCGGCTCGTTCCGCGGGATCACGCAGACGGTCCCGCTCGCGATCTACGACCGCTTCGCGACCGACTTCGACGGCGCGCTCGCGCTGTCGGCGGTGCTGGTGGCGGTCTCCGCCGCGCTGCTGCTGACGGTGAAGCTGGTGGGGCGCGATGCTCTCCGCTGA
- the modA gene encoding molybdate ABC transporter substrate-binding protein, whose protein sequence is MKRLRLLLVAIALAAALAGAGCGSDDDGGSGSGSGATAAGDADGDLVVSGATSLKQAFEQYGEQLGGDVRFQFAGSDELAAQIRQGVRPDVFASANTTLPDELHSEGLVGEPVVFAANRLVIAVPSDGARVRSVADLARSGVTIAIGSESVPIGAYTRRVLARLGSEQSDAILANVRSNEPDVGGVVGKVSQGAVDAGFVYVTDVDGASGKLNAIELPQRIQPSVAYAAAVVDGAEHPAAARRFVDGLLSGEGAAALRAAGFEPPPTG, encoded by the coding sequence ATGAAGCGGCTGAGGCTGCTGCTGGTCGCGATCGCGCTGGCGGCGGCGCTCGCCGGCGCGGGCTGCGGCAGCGACGACGACGGCGGCTCAGGCTCCGGCTCTGGCGCGACCGCCGCGGGCGACGCCGACGGCGACCTCGTCGTCTCCGGCGCGACATCGCTCAAGCAGGCGTTCGAGCAGTACGGCGAGCAGCTCGGCGGCGACGTGCGCTTCCAGTTCGCCGGCTCCGACGAGCTGGCGGCGCAGATCCGCCAGGGCGTCAGACCGGACGTCTTCGCCTCCGCCAACACGACGCTGCCGGACGAGCTGCACAGCGAGGGACTGGTGGGGGAGCCGGTCGTCTTCGCCGCCAACAGGCTCGTGATCGCGGTTCCGTCCGACGGCGCGCGCGTGAGATCGGTCGCCGACCTGGCGAGATCGGGCGTCACGATCGCGATCGGCTCCGAGAGCGTGCCGATCGGCGCCTACACGCGCAGAGTGCTGGCAAGACTCGGCAGCGAGCAGAGCGACGCGATCCTCGCCAACGTCCGCTCGAACGAGCCCGACGTCGGCGGCGTCGTCGGCAAGGTCTCCCAGGGTGCGGTCGACGCCGGCTTCGTCTACGTGACCGACGTCGACGGCGCGAGCGGCAAGCTGAACGCGATCGAGCTGCCGCAGCGGATCCAGCCGAGCGTCGCGTACGCGGCGGCGGTCGTCGACGGCGCCGAGCACCCGGCCGCGGCGCGCAGATTCGTCGACGGGCTGCTCAGCGGGGAGGGGGCGGCGGCGCTGAGAGCGGCGGGCTTCGAGCCGCCGCCGACGGGGTGA
- a CDS encoding TOBE domain-containing protein — MARSGTPLTIGEAAQALGVSADTLRRWDRDGRLRTVRDARNHRLVPRAEVERLSARPRRHRTGTPLSARNRFPGVIRSVEVDGVMALVEIEAGPFLVTAAVTRDSVEEMGLAPGMHATARVKATSVMIEDGGGR, encoded by the coding sequence ATGGCGAGATCGGGCACACCGCTCACGATCGGCGAGGCGGCGCAGGCGCTCGGCGTCAGCGCCGACACGCTGCGCCGCTGGGACCGCGACGGCAGACTGCGGACTGTCCGCGACGCCCGCAACCACCGGCTCGTCCCGCGCGCGGAGGTCGAGCGGCTGAGCGCGCGGCCGCGCCGTCACCGGACCGGCACGCCGCTGTCCGCGCGCAACCGCTTCCCGGGCGTGATCCGCTCGGTCGAGGTCGACGGCGTGATGGCGCTGGTCGAGATCGAGGCCGGTCCGTTCCTCGTCACGGCCGCTGTAACGCGCGACTCGGTCGAGGAGATGGGGCTGGCGCCGGGGATGCACGCGACCGCGCGGGTGAAGGCGACGTCGGTGATGATCGAGGACGGAGGCGGCAGATGA
- a CDS encoding MFS transporter — translation MVIAAVLSPYADILRIPGARAFVSAGFVGRMQMAMIGLGTVLLVRQATDSYGIAGAVGATIAVANAIGAPQIGRLVDRFGQHRVLLPAMAAHVAGIASLIAAAALDVPTAVYFLAAFLAGVAFPSFGSLVRSRWTNLLHGTERLQTAYALESVLDEIVFTFGPVLVTLLATTISPTVGLLTGAAFLIVGGLAFAAQRATEPPVVKTSKRVASAIRSRGLVVLALVLIGLGGVFGTIEVSMVAFAEEHGHEVATGPLLALHAISSALAGIAYGARVWRLSLQRRLQVALALLFVGTIPIALANTIPLMAVAIVVSGLTISPTLITSFALVEALVPRAALTEGFAWLSTSLGAGVAIGLAVAGHVVDATSGHRAFVVAIAASLLAAIAVLAGRRWLSPRPVAAAEPAAPAA, via the coding sequence ATGGTGATCGCCGCCGTGCTCTCGCCGTACGCCGACATCCTCCGAATCCCCGGGGCGCGCGCCTTCGTATCCGCGGGTTTCGTCGGCCGCATGCAGATGGCGATGATCGGCCTCGGCACGGTCCTGCTCGTGCGGCAGGCGACCGACTCCTACGGCATCGCCGGCGCGGTCGGCGCGACGATCGCGGTCGCCAACGCGATAGGCGCGCCGCAGATCGGCCGTCTCGTCGACCGCTTCGGCCAGCATCGCGTGCTGCTGCCCGCGATGGCGGCGCACGTCGCCGGCATCGCCAGCCTGATCGCCGCCGCCGCGCTCGACGTGCCGACCGCCGTCTACTTCCTCGCCGCGTTCCTCGCCGGCGTCGCGTTCCCGTCGTTCGGCTCGCTCGTGCGCTCACGCTGGACGAACCTGCTGCACGGCACCGAGCGGCTGCAGACCGCCTACGCGCTGGAGTCGGTGCTGGACGAGATCGTCTTCACCTTCGGGCCGGTGCTCGTGACGCTGCTGGCGACGACGATCTCGCCGACCGTCGGCCTGCTGACCGGCGCGGCCTTCCTGATCGTCGGCGGGCTCGCGTTCGCCGCCCAGCGCGCGACCGAGCCGCCGGTCGTCAAGACCTCCAAGCGCGTCGCGTCCGCGATCCGCAGCCGCGGCCTCGTCGTGCTCGCGCTCGTCCTGATCGGCCTCGGCGGCGTCTTCGGCACGATCGAGGTGTCGATGGTGGCGTTCGCCGAGGAGCACGGTCACGAGGTCGCGACCGGCCCGCTGCTGGCACTGCACGCGATCTCCAGCGCCCTCGCGGGGATCGCGTACGGGGCGCGCGTCTGGCGGCTGTCGCTCCAGCGTCGCCTCCAGGTCGCGCTGGCGCTGCTGTTCGTCGGCACGATCCCGATCGCGCTCGCGAACACGATCCCGCTGATGGCGGTCGCGATCGTCGTCAGCGGCCTGACGATCTCGCCGACGCTGATCACGAGCTTCGCGCTCGTCGAGGCGCTCGTACCGCGCGCCGCACTGACCGAGGGCTTCGCCTGGCTGTCGACCTCGCTCGGCGCCGGCGTCGCGATCGGGCTCGCGGTCGCCGGCCACGTCGTCGACGCGACCAGCGGCCACCGCGCCTTCGTCGTCGCGATCGCGGCCAGCCTGCTCGCCGCGATCGCGGTCCTCGCCGGCCGCCGCTGGCTCTCGCCGCGCCCCGTCGCGGCGGCCGAGCCGGCGGCGCCCGCCGCCTAG
- a CDS encoding glutamate decarboxylase, which produces MHKVKTKSDALHAASYAARWVDHPVPKFRIPSEGMDPDAAYLLVHDELNLDGNPALNLASFVTSWAEPQAERLAAETLGKNMIDQDEYPQTEAIHERVVSMVGRLFHAPPEETPVGTATIGSSEAIMLAMLAHRTSWRNRRKAEGKPIDRPNLVIGADVHTCWEKFTRYFDVEARIAPMKPDDYTLSAADVEARVDENTIAVGGLLGTTFTGQIDDLADIDELLQRIRAERGWHVPFHIDAASGGFLAPFTRPELLWDFRLPSVRSINVSNHKFGLVPPGMGTVVFRDKSDLPDELVFHIDYLGGDMPNYSLNFSRPSSSVILQYYTFLRLGYRGYERIAQAMIDNAEALTDGLLRTGAFIALHDRESFPVVVVRAQDPDELDVFQLSDALRRRGWIIPAYPMPPDAQEVNVLRMVVKESFSRDMVDLLLDDITRELSNGNGRPRTDPHGDVARKIC; this is translated from the coding sequence ATGCACAAGGTCAAGACGAAGTCCGATGCGCTGCACGCGGCCTCGTACGCCGCGCGGTGGGTCGACCATCCGGTCCCCAAGTTCAGAATCCCGAGCGAGGGGATGGACCCGGACGCCGCCTACCTGCTCGTCCACGACGAGCTGAACCTCGACGGCAACCCGGCGCTCAACCTCGCCTCGTTCGTCACCAGCTGGGCCGAGCCGCAGGCGGAGAGACTCGCCGCCGAGACGCTCGGCAAGAACATGATCGACCAGGACGAGTACCCGCAGACGGAGGCGATCCACGAGCGCGTCGTCTCGATGGTCGGAAGGCTCTTCCACGCGCCGCCGGAGGAGACGCCGGTCGGCACCGCGACGATCGGCTCCTCGGAGGCGATCATGCTCGCGATGCTGGCGCACCGCACCAGCTGGCGCAACCGCCGCAAGGCCGAGGGCAAGCCGATCGACAGACCGAACCTCGTGATCGGCGCCGACGTCCACACCTGCTGGGAGAAGTTCACCCGCTACTTCGACGTCGAAGCGCGGATAGCGCCGATGAAGCCGGACGACTACACGCTCTCCGCCGCCGACGTGGAGGCGCGCGTGGACGAGAACACGATCGCCGTCGGCGGCCTGCTCGGCACGACGTTCACGGGCCAGATCGACGACCTCGCCGACATCGACGAGCTGCTGCAGCGGATCAGAGCGGAGCGGGGCTGGCACGTCCCGTTCCACATCGACGCGGCCTCCGGCGGCTTCCTCGCGCCGTTCACGCGCCCGGAGCTGCTGTGGGACTTCCGCCTTCCGAGCGTGCGCTCGATCAACGTCTCCAACCACAAGTTCGGGTTGGTCCCGCCCGGCATGGGAACGGTCGTCTTCCGCGACAAGTCGGACCTGCCCGACGAGCTGGTCTTCCACATCGACTACCTCGGCGGCGACATGCCGAACTACTCGCTCAACTTCAGCCGCCCGAGCAGCAGCGTGATCCTCCAGTACTACACGTTCCTGCGGCTCGGCTACCGCGGCTACGAGCGGATCGCGCAGGCGATGATCGACAACGCCGAGGCGCTCACCGACGGCCTGCTGAGAACGGGCGCGTTCATCGCGCTGCACGACCGCGAGTCGTTCCCCGTCGTCGTCGTGCGCGCGCAGGATCCCGACGAGCTCGACGTCTTCCAGCTGTCCGACGCGCTGCGCAGGCGCGGCTGGATCATCCCGGCGTACCCGATGCCGCCCGACGCGCAGGAGGTCAATGTGCTGCGGATGGTCGTCAAGGAGAGCTTCAGCCGCGACATGGTCGACCTGCTGCTGGACGACATCACGCGCGAGCTGAGCAACGGCAACGGCCGCCCGCGGACCGACCCGCACGGCGACGTCGCGCGCAAGATCTGCTGA
- a CDS encoding DUF3052 family protein — MSGYSGTPLPQKLGIKPGQRIAFLDAPPQFADALGPLPDGAGRPRTQARGPLDLAVAFFLERARLDRRMPRLIAALETDGALWIAWPKKASRVPTDLTEDVVRELALAAGVVDVKVCAIDATWSGLKLVRRVKDRQ, encoded by the coding sequence ATGAGCGGCTACTCCGGCACCCCGCTGCCGCAGAAGCTCGGGATCAAGCCCGGGCAGCGGATCGCGTTCCTGGACGCGCCGCCGCAGTTCGCCGACGCGCTCGGCCCGCTGCCCGACGGGGCGGGGAGACCGCGCACGCAGGCGCGCGGCCCGCTCGACCTGGCCGTCGCGTTCTTCCTCGAGCGCGCGCGGCTCGATCGCCGGATGCCCAGACTGATCGCGGCGCTGGAGACCGACGGCGCGCTGTGGATCGCGTGGCCGAAGAAGGCCTCGAGAGTGCCGACCGACCTGACCGAGGACGTCGTGCGTGAGCTGGCGCTCGCGGCCGGCGTCGTCGATGTCAAGGTTTGCGCGATCGACGCGACCTGGTCTGGGTTGAAGCTCGTGCGACGTGTGAAGGATCGTCAGTAG
- a CDS encoding MSMEG_1061 family FMN-dependent PPOX-type flavoprotein, which translates to MTAGPFDGALGSEAELHELYEQVDERAVRKQIDRIDPMARRLIAVAPIAFVASHDAAGRTDVSPRGGPPGFVSVLDDHHLALPDATGNRRLDTLRNVIETGHAAVIFVIPGRAQALRVNGPARVSARPDLLDRLTPVGKPPRSAIVVEAAEVYAHCPKAFVRSRVWSPDSWPAAADLPTPAEVSHAHMGGDAFMTLDQVQQAAEDSLRYRLA; encoded by the coding sequence ATGACCGCCGGCCCGTTCGACGGTGCGCTGGGCAGCGAGGCGGAGCTGCACGAGCTGTACGAGCAGGTCGACGAGCGGGCCGTGCGCAAGCAGATCGACCGCATCGACCCGATGGCGCGACGGTTGATCGCGGTCGCGCCGATCGCCTTCGTCGCCAGCCACGACGCCGCCGGCCGCACCGACGTCTCGCCGCGCGGCGGCCCGCCCGGCTTCGTCAGCGTGCTCGACGACCACCACCTCGCGCTGCCCGACGCGACCGGCAACAGACGGCTCGACACGCTCCGCAACGTGATCGAGACCGGTCACGCCGCCGTCATCTTCGTGATCCCGGGCCGCGCCCAGGCGCTGCGCGTCAACGGCCCGGCCCGCGTCAGCGCGCGCCCGGACCTGCTCGACCGCCTGACGCCCGTCGGCAAGCCGCCGCGCAGCGCGATCGTCGTCGAGGCCGCGGAGGTCTACGCGCACTGCCCGAAGGCGTTCGTCCGCTCCAGAGTGTGGTCGCCCGACAGCTGGCCGGCTGCCGCCGACCTGCCGACGCCGGCCGAGGTCTCGCACGCCCACATGGGCGGCGACGCCTTCATGACGCTCGATCAGGTCCAGCAGGCGGCCGAAGACTCGTTGAGATACCGGCTGGCATGA
- a CDS encoding peroxiredoxin, which translates to MAAEQDFRRLPPDLPVPLDDGAADHLPGLELPALTLPSTKGEPVDLAAIAAEAATLVLYVYPRTGTPGEELPEGWDDVPGARGCTPQNIAFRDHRAQLTVLGADVVGLSAQSSEDQQAFSAREHIPFPLLSDPGLELAAALGLPTFEIAGMTLYRRITLIAREGVIARVFYPVFPPDRDAANVAAWLGAVS; encoded by the coding sequence ATGGCCGCTGAGCAAGACTTCCGCCGACTGCCGCCCGATCTGCCCGTCCCGCTCGACGACGGCGCCGCCGACCACCTGCCGGGGCTGGAGCTGCCGGCGCTGACGCTCCCGTCGACCAAGGGCGAGCCCGTCGACCTGGCCGCGATCGCGGCCGAGGCGGCGACGCTGGTGCTGTACGTCTACCCGCGCACGGGCACGCCCGGCGAGGAGCTGCCGGAGGGCTGGGACGACGTCCCCGGCGCGCGCGGCTGCACGCCGCAGAACATCGCGTTCCGCGACCACCGCGCGCAGCTGACCGTGCTCGGCGCCGACGTCGTCGGGCTCAGCGCGCAGTCGAGCGAGGACCAGCAGGCGTTCTCCGCGCGCGAGCACATCCCGTTCCCGCTGCTGTCGGACCCCGGTCTGGAGCTGGCGGCGGCGCTCGGCCTGCCGACGTTCGAGATCGCCGGCATGACGCTCTACAGGCGGATCACGCTGATCGCGCGCGAGGGCGTGATCGCGAGAGTCTTCTACCCGGTCTTCCCGCCCGACCGCGACGCGGCGAACGTGGCGGCGTGGCTGGGGGCGGTGTCATGA
- a CDS encoding alpha/beta fold hydrolase, with protein sequence MTDFTVERDGVLLSGTDEGEGPPIVLLHGLTATRRYVVMGSRSLERSGHRVVSYDARGHGRSSPADAYGYDLLAEDLRAVLAERGIERAVLAGASMGAHTLLRFALDAPERVAGIAVVTPAYDPVTQDEPSRLAYWDRLADGLRDGGIEGFVEANRVERMPEGWQRTVRTVLRQRLSLHDHPDAIVAALRAVPRSRPFETLHDLAELEGIPSVVVADRDEADPGHPLAIGEAYAGALPGARLVVEDEGRSPIAWQGGQLSRVIAGLAERAAL encoded by the coding sequence ATGACCGATTTCACTGTCGAACGCGACGGGGTGCTGCTCAGCGGGACCGACGAGGGCGAGGGGCCGCCGATCGTCCTGCTCCACGGGCTGACGGCGACGCGCCGCTACGTCGTGATGGGGTCCAGATCGCTCGAGCGCAGCGGCCATCGCGTCGTCTCCTACGACGCGCGCGGGCACGGCAGATCGTCCCCCGCCGACGCCTACGGCTACGACCTGCTCGCGGAGGACCTGCGGGCGGTGCTCGCCGAGCGCGGGATCGAGCGCGCCGTGCTGGCGGGCGCGTCGATGGGCGCGCACACGCTGCTGCGGTTCGCGCTCGACGCGCCCGAGCGGGTCGCCGGCATCGCCGTCGTGACGCCCGCGTACGACCCGGTGACGCAGGACGAGCCGTCGCGGCTCGCGTACTGGGACCGCCTCGCCGACGGCCTGCGCGACGGCGGGATCGAGGGCTTCGTCGAGGCCAACAGAGTCGAGCGGATGCCGGAGGGGTGGCAGAGAACGGTGCGGACGGTCCTGCGCCAGCGGCTCTCGCTGCACGACCACCCCGACGCGATCGTCGCCGCGCTGCGCGCGGTGCCGCGCTCGCGGCCGTTCGAGACGCTCCACGACCTCGCGGAGCTGGAGGGGATCCCGTCGGTCGTCGTCGCCGACCGCGACGAGGCCGATCCCGGCCATCCGCTCGCGATCGGAGAGGCGTACGCCGGCGCGCTCCCGGGCGCGCGGCTGGTCGTCGAGGACGAGGGCAGATCGCCGATCGCGTGGCAGGGCGGGCAGCTCTCGCGCGTGATCGCGGGGCTGGCCGAGCGCGCCGCGCTCTGA
- a CDS encoding thioredoxin family protein: protein MVFDVTEQDFQREVIERSHTIPVVVDFWAEWCGPCRQLGPVLERGVGAREGKVALAKLDVDTNQQLSQAFQVQGIPAVKAFKDGEVVAEFTGAQPPAAVERFLDGLVPSEADGLVAAGDEASLRRAVELDPNRADALVPLARLLHARGEDDDALELLERAPGDFGASGLAARIELERSGTPDLADAFGALDAGDQERALDLLIGALPSADGARDDIRKVVVGVLDELGVGNELARDARRRLAAALY, encoded by the coding sequence ATGGTCTTCGACGTCACCGAACAGGACTTCCAGAGAGAGGTCATCGAGCGCTCGCACACGATCCCCGTCGTCGTCGACTTCTGGGCCGAGTGGTGCGGGCCGTGCCGGCAGCTCGGGCCGGTGCTGGAGAGAGGCGTCGGCGCGCGCGAGGGCAAGGTCGCGCTCGCGAAGCTCGACGTCGACACCAACCAGCAGCTCTCGCAGGCCTTCCAGGTCCAGGGCATCCCGGCCGTGAAGGCGTTCAAGGACGGCGAGGTCGTCGCAGAGTTCACCGGCGCGCAGCCGCCCGCCGCCGTCGAGCGCTTCCTCGACGGGCTCGTCCCGTCCGAGGCCGACGGGCTCGTCGCCGCCGGCGACGAGGCGTCGCTGCGCCGCGCGGTGGAGCTTGACCCCAACCGCGCCGACGCGCTCGTGCCGCTCGCGCGGCTGCTGCACGCGCGCGGCGAGGACGACGACGCGCTGGAGCTGCTCGAGCGCGCGCCCGGCGACTTCGGCGCGAGCGGCCTCGCCGCCCGCATCGAGCTGGAGCGCAGCGGCACGCCCGACCTCGCCGACGCGTTCGGCGCGCTCGACGCGGGCGACCAGGAGCGCGCCCTCGACCTGCTGATCGGCGCGCTGCCGAGCGCCGACGGCGCCAGAGACGACATCCGCAAGGTCGTCGTCGGCGTGCTCGACGAGCTCGGCGTCGGCAACGAGCTGGCGCGCGACGCGCGACGCCGGCTCGCAGCGGCGCTCTACTAG
- the trkA gene encoding Trk system potassium transporter TrkA has product MRIIVLGAGHVGITVVEALVEEHELVVVDLDPNRLTALSNAFDVVTVEGNGASRRVLDEAGLVETDLLIASTARDEANLVAAMLARRLSPSTKTLVRTTDVEHLKAWREGVLDVDFMVSSELEAARAVINAIAVPGARATDVFADGQVAIAEFDVEPRAQTCQFVGVPLAQAQLPADSRVALIVRDDRLVLPSGRESIEVGDRVIVMASPASAREWSRLLLPDEPAIENAIVFGADRLGLAVARKLLARPMRVRIVEADAARARRAAAALPQARVFHADAVNRDFLREERVGRSDVAIATLGSDAESLYAAVTARVAGVHTTIGLVDDPMSVKVFDRAGVDVTVNPRTATAEELIRFAHDPRTRQIAMLDDERFDVLDVVVRPDSRFVATRISEMPRTGSTIGAIVRDGRARFPHGDDALQPGDRVIVLVDPARASTVEQAL; this is encoded by the coding sequence ATGCGGATCATCGTGCTCGGGGCCGGCCACGTCGGCATCACCGTCGTCGAGGCGCTCGTCGAGGAGCACGAGCTGGTGGTCGTCGACCTCGACCCCAACCGCCTGACCGCGCTCTCGAACGCGTTCGACGTCGTGACGGTCGAGGGCAACGGCGCGAGCCGCCGCGTGCTCGACGAGGCGGGCCTCGTCGAGACCGACCTGCTGATCGCCTCGACTGCGCGCGACGAGGCCAACCTCGTCGCCGCGATGCTCGCGCGGCGGCTGTCGCCGTCGACCAAGACGCTCGTCCGCACGACCGACGTCGAGCACCTCAAAGCGTGGCGCGAGGGCGTGCTCGACGTCGACTTCATGGTCTCTTCCGAGCTGGAGGCGGCCCGCGCCGTGATCAACGCGATCGCAGTCCCCGGCGCCCGCGCGACCGACGTCTTCGCCGACGGCCAGGTCGCGATCGCTGAGTTCGACGTCGAGCCGCGCGCGCAGACCTGTCAGTTCGTCGGCGTCCCGCTCGCGCAGGCCCAGCTTCCGGCCGACTCGCGCGTGGCGCTGATCGTGCGCGACGACCGGCTCGTGCTGCCGAGCGGGCGCGAGTCGATCGAGGTCGGCGACCGCGTGATCGTGATGGCCTCGCCGGCCTCGGCGCGGGAGTGGAGCCGGCTGCTGCTGCCCGACGAGCCCGCGATCGAGAACGCGATCGTCTTCGGCGCCGACCGGCTCGGGCTCGCGGTCGCGCGCAAGCTGCTGGCGCGGCCGATGCGCGTGCGGATCGTCGAGGCCGACGCCGCGCGGGCGCGCAGAGCGGCGGCGGCGCTGCCGCAGGCGCGCGTCTTCCACGCCGACGCGGTCAACCGCGACTTCCTGCGCGAGGAGCGCGTCGGCCGCTCCGACGTCGCGATCGCGACGCTCGGTTCCGACGCCGAGAGCCTCTATGCCGCCGTCACCGCGCGCGTCGCCGGCGTGCACACGACGATCGGCCTCGTCGACGACCCAATGTCGGTGAAGGTCTTCGACCGCGCCGGGGTCGACGTGACCGTCAATCCGCGCACGGCGACGGCGGAGGAGCTGATCCGCTTCGCGCACGATCCGCGCACGCGCCAGATCGCGATGCTCGACGACGAGCGCTTCGACGTGCTCGACGTCGTCGTGCGGCCGGACAGCCGGTTTGTCGCGACGCGGATCTCGGAGATGCCGAGAACGGGCTCGACGATCGGCGCGATCGTGCGCGACGGGAGAGCCCGCTTCCCGCACGGCGACGACGCGCTGCAGCCGGGCGACCGCGTGATCGTGCTCGTCGACCCGGCGCGGGCGTCGACCGTCGAGCAGGCGCTGTAG